Genomic segment of Sphingopyxis lindanitolerans:
GATCATCCGCACCGTCACCCCGCAGCAGCAGGTGGTGACGCAGACGATCCCCCTGCCCCCGATTCCCTATGCCCCCTTCCCGCAGCGGAGCTGGGAAGGTGGCGGAGGCGGCGGCGGCGTCACGGTGGTCGGCGGCGGTTTTGGCGGCGGCTTCGGCGGCGGCTTTTTCGGCGGTTTCTTCGGCGGCAGTTCGGGCGGCGGCAGCAGCGGCAGCATCGTCGTCACCTCGACGACCACCGGCGGCGTATCGACCTCGACCAGTTCAACATCGGGCGGCGTATCGACCTCGACGGGGGGTGTCAGCACCTCGACCGGCGGGGTTTCGACCTCGACCGGCGGCGTGAGCACTTCGTCGGGTAATGTCTCGACCTCCTCGGGCAACGTCAGCACGTCGTCGGGCAATGTCTCGACCTCCTCGGGCAACGTCAGCACCTCATCGGGTAATGTTTCGACCTCGACCGGCGGCGTCAGCACCTCGTCGTCGAGCAGCAGTTCGTCGTCGAGTTCGTCATCCTCCTCTTCGTCGTCGAGTTCCTCGTCGTCGGGCGGCGGCAGCTCGCACGGCCATGGCAGTTCAGGTTGGGGCAGCTCGTCGCACGGCGGCAGTTCGGGCAGCTCGGGGGGCAGTTCGTCCTCGTCGTCGAGCAGCAGTTCGTCCTCGTCGAGCAGTTCGTCGAGCGGCGCCACCTCGTCGGGCGCGACCGGCGGCAGCAGTAGCTTCGGCAGCACCGGCAGCTCGTCCTCCTCCTCATCGAGCAGCAGTTCATCCTCGTCTTCTTCGTCCAGCTCGGGCGGCAGCACCAGCAGCGGCTCGTCGGGCACGCCGACCCCCGTCCCGGCGCCGCCGATGATGCTGTTGTTCGGCGCCGCCGCCGCCGCGCTCGTCGCGCGCCGCCGCGCCGCAAACCGCAACGACGAAAGCACCGACACGGCCGACGCGGCCTAGCATCCACTGGCGGTTGCGGGCCTGACCCGCGCCACCTGACTGAGGGCCGCCCCACCGGGTGGCCCTCTTTTCATGCGCGGCTCCATATGGTTTGCCAATCGGCGAACCATTAGCTATGCTTTACCATATGGTGAACCAACAGGCCGCCCTCAACACCCTCTTTCATGCGCTCGCCGACCCGACTCGGCGCGCGGTGATCAGCCGACTGCTGAAAGGCGCGGCGCCGGTGACGCGCCTCGCCGCGCCGTTCGACATGGGGCTTCCCGCCTTCCTCAAGCATCTTGCGGTGCTCGAAACATCGGGGCTGATCCGGTCGGAGAAGCAGGGCCGCGTCCGCACCTGCCATATCGATGCCGACCGGCTCGCCGCGGCCGAGGGCTGGCTCGGCGAGCAGCGCGCTATCTGGCAGAGCCGCACCGACCGGCTCGCCGCTTTCGTCGAATCGCAAACCGCCGAGGAGAAAAATCCGTGACGACCGACACCGAACTGACCATCTCGCGCCTGATCGCCGCGCCGCCATCGGCGGTGTGGGAGGCGTGGAGCATTCCCGCGAATCTCGAAAAATGGTGGATCCCGGCGCCGATCGCCTGCCGCGTCGACACGCTCGACCTGCGCCCCGGCGGCGGTTTCGTCACCCGGATGCGCGAAGGCGACGGCGACTGGCAACCGCACATCGACGGCTGCTTCCTCGAAGCGGTGCCCGAACAGAGGCTCGTCTTCACCACCGTGCTCACCGAAGGCTGGCAGCCCGCCGACCCCTGGCTCGCGGTGACCGCGATCCTGACCTTCGAGGCCCGCGACGGCGGCACGCTCTACTCGGCCCGCGTCCTCCACAAGAACCCCGAGGACAGCGCCAAGCATGATGAGATGGGCTTCCAGGAAGGCTGGGGCACCGCGATCGGCCAGCTTGCGGCGCTTATCGAACGCTAAACCGGACTTGCACCACTAGCGCCGCGCCGCCATAGCGCGGCGATGCACGATATCCGCCTGATCCGGGATAACCCGCAAGCCTTCGACGCCGGCCTCGCGCGCCGCGGCCTCGAGCCCCTGTCCGCTGAAATCCTGGGCCTCGACGCCTCGCTGCGCGCCTTGCAGACCGAAATCCAGGCCGCGCTCGCGCGCCGCAACGAAGCGTCGAAGGCGATCGGCCAGGCGATGGCGACGGGCGACAAGGACAAGGCCGAGGCGCTGAAGGCCGAGGTCGCCGACCTCAAGGCGACGCTCCCCGCAAAGGAAGAGGCCGAGCGCGAACGACTGGCCGCGCTCCACGACCTGCTTGCCGCGCTGCCCAACCTTCCCGCCGCCGACGTCCCCGATGGCGAAGACGAAGACGGCAATGTCGAGATCGCGCGCTGGGGCACGCCGCGGACGTTCGATTTCACCCCTCAAGAGCACGCCGATTTCGCTCCAGCGCTCGGGCTCGATTTCGAGACCGCGGCGAAGATGTCGGGCGCGCGCTTCGCCTTCCTGCGCGGCCAGATGGCGCGGCTCGAACGCGCGATCGGCCAGTTCATGCTCGACAGGCAGACCGGCGAGCCCGGCTATGTCGAATGCGCGACCCCGCTGATGGTGCGCGACGAAGCGGCGTTCGGGACGACCCAGCTTCCCAAGTTCCGCGAGGATCTGTTCCAGACCACCGACGGCCGCTGGCTGATCTCGACCTCCGAGATGAGTCTGACCAACGCGGTGCGCGAGGAGATTTTGCCCGAGGCCGAGCTGCCGATCCGCATGACCGCGCTCACCCCCTGCTTCCGCTCCGAAGCGGGTTCGGCGGGACGCGATACGCGCGGCTATATCCGCCAGCATCAGTTCTGGAAGGTCGAACTCGTCTCGATCGTGCGGCCCGAGGACAGCGACGCCGAACTCGAACGCAAGACAAGGGCGGCCGAAAACATATTGGAAGCGCTCGACCTTCCCTATCGCAAGATGCTGCTGTGCAGCGGCGACATGGGCTTTTCGGCGCGCAAGACCTATGATCTCGAAGTCTGGTTGCCCGGCCAGAACGCCTATCGCGAGATTTCGAGCTGCTCGAACTGCGGCGACTTCCAGGCGCGCCGCATGAACACGCGGTTCCGCCGCGAGAGCGTCAAGAGCCATGCCTTCGTCCATACGCTCAACGGCTCGGGCCTCGCGGTCGGGCGCACGCTCGTCGCGATCCTCGAAAATTACCAGCAGGCCGACGGCAGCGTCGACATTCCGGCGGCGCTGCTGCCCTATATGGGCGGGATTACCAGACTTACCCCTTGATCCGTTCGTGCTGCGCTTGTCGAAGCACCGTCCTTCTCCTTGCAGCGCCAAAGAGAAGAACGGCCCTTCGACAAGCTCAGGGCAAACGGAGTTTGAGAAAGACAGGCTATGCGCATCCTCCTCACCAACGACGACGGCTATCATGCCCCCGGCATGGCGGTCCTCGAAGCGATCGCGCGCCAGCTTTCGGACGATATCTGGGTCTGCGCGCCCGCCGAGGAGCAATCAGGCGCCGGCCACTCGCTGACCCTCTCGCGCCCGGTCCGCGTCCACCGGCATGGGACACGCCGCTGGTCGTGCAGCGGCACCCCGACCGATTCGGTGATGATGGCGATCGGCAAGCTGATGCCCGAAAAGCCCGATCTGATCCTGTCGGGGGTCAACCGCGGCGCCAATCTGGGCGACGATATCACTTATTCGGGCACGGTTTCGGCGGCGATCGAGGGCGCGCTCGCGGGAATCCGCTCGATCGCGCTGAGCCAGGTCTATGCCCGCGAAGGCATGGGCGACGGCGTGCCGTTCGAGGCTGCCGAAGCGTGGGGGGCCAAGGTGCTGCGCCCGCTGATCGACAGGGAGATGCCGCCGCGCACGCTGATCAACGTCAATTTCCCGGCAATTCCCGCCGCCGAGGTCAAGGGCATCCGCATCACGCGGCAGGGGTTCCACGACTATGGCCGCGGCTCGATCGTCGAGGGCACCGACCCGCGCGGCTATCGCTATTACTGGTTCGGCCTCCACGGCATCGTGCATTCGCAGGGTCACGACAGCGACCTCGAAGCGATCGACGACCATCATATCTCGGTCACCCCGCTCCAGCTCGACCTGACCCACGACGCCTCGCTCGCGGCGCTGCGCGGAGCTTATTCATCCTAAGCCGTCATCCCGGCGAAGGCCGGGATCTCGACCTCTCGTCCTGACGCACCGGCGAGATCCCGGTCTTCGCCGGGATGACGAATGGCGGGCTAGCCATCCCCTCTCGCCTTTGGCAAAAGGACGGCGATGAGCCGGCGGCCCAATCCGAAGCTGAAACTGCAACAGGGTTTGCACACGCTGCGCCGCGCCGCGAAATGGCCGATCTGGGCCGACATCTCGGCGCGACTCGGCCTGGCCTTCCTGCTCATCGCGATCGTCATTCTCGTCCACTGGATCGACCGCGCCGGGCTGTACGACAGCCACGATGGGAAAATCAGCTTTCTCGACGTCGTCTATTTCACGATGATCTCGGTCACGACGACGGGCTTTGGCGACATTGCCCCGGTCTCCGACCGCTCGCGCCTGATCGAGGCGGTGATCGTCACGCCGATCCGCATCGCGGTGCTGTTGATCTTCGTCGGCACCGCCTACAGTTTCGTCATCAAGCGC
This window contains:
- a CDS encoding SRPBCC family protein, translating into MTTDTELTISRLIAAPPSAVWEAWSIPANLEKWWIPAPIACRVDTLDLRPGGGFVTRMREGDGDWQPHIDGCFLEAVPEQRLVFTTVLTEGWQPADPWLAVTAILTFEARDGGTLYSARVLHKNPEDSAKHDEMGFQEGWGTAIGQLAALIER
- the serS gene encoding serine--tRNA ligase, with the translated sequence MHDIRLIRDNPQAFDAGLARRGLEPLSAEILGLDASLRALQTEIQAALARRNEASKAIGQAMATGDKDKAEALKAEVADLKATLPAKEEAERERLAALHDLLAALPNLPAADVPDGEDEDGNVEIARWGTPRTFDFTPQEHADFAPALGLDFETAAKMSGARFAFLRGQMARLERAIGQFMLDRQTGEPGYVECATPLMVRDEAAFGTTQLPKFREDLFQTTDGRWLISTSEMSLTNAVREEILPEAELPIRMTALTPCFRSEAGSAGRDTRGYIRQHQFWKVELVSIVRPEDSDAELERKTRAAENILEALDLPYRKMLLCSGDMGFSARKTYDLEVWLPGQNAYREISSCSNCGDFQARRMNTRFRRESVKSHAFVHTLNGSGLAVGRTLVAILENYQQADGSVDIPAALLPYMGGITRLTP
- the surE gene encoding 5'/3'-nucleotidase SurE produces the protein MRILLTNDDGYHAPGMAVLEAIARQLSDDIWVCAPAEEQSGAGHSLTLSRPVRVHRHGTRRWSCSGTPTDSVMMAIGKLMPEKPDLILSGVNRGANLGDDITYSGTVSAAIEGALAGIRSIALSQVYAREGMGDGVPFEAAEAWGAKVLRPLIDREMPPRTLINVNFPAIPAAEVKGIRITRQGFHDYGRGSIVEGTDPRGYRYYWFGLHGIVHSQGHDSDLEAIDDHHISVTPLQLDLTHDASLAALRGAYSS
- a CDS encoding ArsR/SmtB family transcription factor; amino-acid sequence: MVNQQAALNTLFHALADPTRRAVISRLLKGAAPVTRLAAPFDMGLPAFLKHLAVLETSGLIRSEKQGRVRTCHIDADRLAAAEGWLGEQRAIWQSRTDRLAAFVESQTAEEKNP